From the genome of Methanobrevibacter ruminantium:
GGCAAGAATATTGACCTTAAATTTTAGATAAGCTTTATATAATACCATATACAAATTATTTTTAAAAAACAAATGGAGGTGAAAGTAATATGCAAAAAATAGATAGATTCAGAATGAGAATGGAAACACCGAAAAAAATGTACACAGAAGAATTAAAAAAATTCACTGAAAAATACGATTTTTTAGGTGATTTTGTCATCAAGGAAGAGCGGGACATTGATACTGTAGATTATATCTATCATTTCAATAATCTGAATGGAACCAGCAAAGAGATTCTAAATTCCGCACATGATGAAATATATAATCATATGATAAAATTCTCAGAGGACAATGGAATCGATGAATTCAGCGAAAATGCATTTATCTTTTTTTAAGAGGTGATTGAATGAATATTGAATTATACCCCCAATGGCAATTATATCTCTTAACCTTGAACCTTTTGATGATGAAGGAACAGATTCTCCCTAAAAACTGTGATGAATGGTGTGTTAATGCAACAATAGTCAATCGTGCATATTATAGTTCACTCCTTTATTGTGAATTATGGCTGGAAGATGTTAAAAATTTCAAGCCAAAAGCACCATGGGACTTTGAAAAAGATGAGGAAAAAATGGGAGAACATAAGCAAGTAAGAAAAGCCCTATATCGCTTTGGACAAAAAACAACTCAAAAAGAATTAAGTAAATTAGCCTCTTTAAGAAATAGGGCAGATTATAATCCTTTTTGTGATATAAATTCCCAAGATGTTGATGAAGCCATTGAACATATGGAAAAGATATTCAATCAACTTGAATTACAATAAACTATTTTTTTTAAATAATTTCCAAAATTACGAAATGATTATAATATTATAACTGTTTTTAAAAATCAAACTTTTAAATACACTTCAACAATATTATCCAACTGTTTTTTAATCACATCAAAATCCTGATTCAAGTCAAGAGTCTTGACGCTTATCCTATTTCCGCTCATAAGATAATCATGACCCAGCTGCACTTCCTCTCTTGTTCTTGCATAAAGCAGCATGCCAGAGACTCCACCCTCAACTTCAATCTCCTTGTTTTTAACATAAGTGAATATCTGGTAGAGGTTATGTGAATGAATTGTTCTTGCATCAAAATAGCTTTGAGTGGTTTTTGAATAGTATTTGGCATCTATAATCAATATCCTGTTTTCATATTCCAAGGTGATGTCTGTCTGCATCTTAGGAAGCAAATCATCAAAATCATCATCCAACTGCCATTCTATTTGAGAAGAATATGCCTTAAGGTAACTGTGTTCCTTTCGATAGTAGTTTAAGATGAATTTTTCATACAATCGACTCATTCTCATATCATCAAAGAATTCCATAAGTTTCTTATCGCCTTTGGCATCAGACTGCAACAATCCCTTAAGAGTAAGATAGCAGATGCCGATGATCATTCTGTAATCCTGATTGTTCCTATCATAGCGAATTTCCCAATTAATTGAATTTGTATCTAAAGTATCCACATCGCGGAAGTATAAAAGAATGTTTTTTATACCACGTCTTTGTATTTTAGTTATAGTTGCTTTTAAAAGTATAGTTAATGTGGTTTTTATGATTTTATTTAATTGACTATTTACGGAAAACTCATCGTATGTGCAGTTGAGTTTTTTGTTTATGAGGCCGTTCATTAATTGATGGGAATATGGTTACGTATTGAGACACAAATGTGAGGTTAACTTATTACTTGATAAATCCAAGGATTTTTAATGTAGAAAAACTTGAAGTAATCATATAATAAATTACATAAACTACTAAACTAACTGAAAATATCAATGAAATTGAGTAAATATTAATAAAAAAATACTCAATTAAGTTTAATCTAAATAAATTAGTTAAATTAATTACATGACTCATTAAAGAAGAAATATAAATCAATATTAACAATATCATTGAAAGAATTGTAGAAATAAAATAGCCCTCACCATTTTTTTTCATTTCATAATAACCATTATTATTTTTTAATGTGCTACAATATGTAAAAGATAATGCAGATAATGTTGCACATAAAACCACAACTGCAATTGCAATATTAGTTAAAGTCCCAATTTCCGATAAATTTAAATTAAGCATATTTGTTATTGTAATGATTATCTGAGGAGAACTCATAATGAAAACGGATATTACTATTCCAAGAAGTAGCAAAATTTTTAATATTAATTCATTAACATTTTCAGGATATTCAATTAGTAATCTATATTTTAAGATATTATTGAATATTAATGAAGTTACAAATGAATATGAAATAAATATTATGAAGTAGTTAAAAGTTAAGTCATTTTTAAAACAAATAAATGTGTAAAAACTTATTAATACTGGTAAAAAAATCATCACCGAATATCCTATTATAAAATAAATTTTAAAAAATTTTTCATTGAAGTTGTCATCTTTTTTCTGAAAAAAGTTTGCATGAATCCTTTGTAAAAAGAAACATGAATATGGCAATACAAGAAATATCAGTGGATATACATATATATTTAAATGCAAATCTTTAGGAAAAAATAATGAAAGTATAAATCCAATGTTGACTAGAAGATAAACTAAAGGAAGATAAAATAACCTTTTTGTTAGTATCTGCCTAATTCTCTTATAATAAACTTCTTTTATGTATATCGGTTCAGTTTCCATATTTATTATTTGTTTTTTAAATTTAATAAATATTTTTGGGGATTTGGAATATTTAGTTCTCAATAATTGTTTGATGACTTTTCCTTGTTTCCATAATACAAGACAGAAATGCCAATATATCCTATAATCTGATTATTTCTATCATAGCGAATTTGGCAATTTATAGAATTTGTATCTAGTGTATCTACATCACGAAGGTATAAAAGAATATTTTTTATAGGCATTCTCTTTTCCTTGGAGATAGGTGCCTTTAAAAGTATAGTTAAGGTGGTCTTTATTATTTTATTTAAGTGAGAATTCAGAGAAAACTCATCGTATGTGCAGTTGAGTTTTTTGTTATGAAACTGAGTTCATTAATTGATTCTGTTATGTTGATTTTTCCTCAGGAATTTGTTGTCTCATCAACTTCAATGTAGTCCCTGTAAATACCTTGTTTGATTATTTTATTTACTGCTATTATAAGGAGTTCGCTGAATAGGTCATAGATGTTTTAAAACTCGCCAAGGTGAAACCCCATCTAAAAAGTTTTTAGAAGAATATTCAGAATAATAATATAGGTATCTCAAAATTTCTTATCTTTAAAAAAATTGTTCAAGAAGAAAAACAATGGATTAAAAATTCTTATTATCCATAATTAAATAAACAAATAATGTTTAGACACTCTAAAAAAGTTTAAATGAAATGTAACCCTAATAGTTTATTACAGTATTCAATAATATTCCCCATGGTGTGCAATATGACAAAAATTGGTAGAAATAAACCCTGTCCTTGTGGAAGTGGAAAGAAATATAAAAATTGTTGCTTAAAGAAGGATAATTATTTAAGAAATCTTCCCAATGATGCTTTAAAAAGATTAAAAGAAGAATTTTCAAAATATGAGCAGGAAGATTTAATTAAAACTTTAGCAGCATTATCAATATGTCCTGAAAATCAGTGCCAATATATTCGACTTGAAATAGCAACTCAAATAGCATGTTCCAATAATAATTGTGGGGATGAAATAATCACAATTCAAGATTTAAACGAATTATTTTTAAAATATCTTCCTTCAAAAGGACCGATAGGTCTGTTAGAAGATTCTTTAGATACTTTATTTACAAATAATATATTATTCTTTAAAAATAATGTTATATTTAATGGGCCTGCTACTTCTGACTATTATGTATTACAAAAAATACTCAATTGTATTCATTTAAACTCTTCAAGTTTTTCTGATGACTATATGCATTATTTCTATCCAACTTCAATGTTTATCCTGCACTTAAGTGATTATATTGCTAAAAAATCAGGCCATGAACGTTATGAAGTTTTTGATAATAGATTTAGGCAGGAAATATTTTTCCCAAACATTAATGAATTAAATTACCTTAAAAATAGTCTCACACTCAATGACAATGAATTGAAAGGTTTTATGGAGTATTTCAATATTAATGAACACATAGCTGATGATTTTATTATTGAGGTGGGTAATGATAATTTTAATAGTGTTCTATCAGTTGAAAAAGAATTTAAAGAAAATTTGAAAAAAAACATATTCCAAGACTTTTTAAAGATGAATATGTATTCCGAATTTTCAGATAAAAATCCATTATTGATATCACCTTTAATAAAAATTAAGAACATATATATAATATTTCCTAGACTACTGCCCATTTCTCTTAGACATAATCTATTATCATCTCTTTTAAAATTTAATGAAGAAGAGAATTTTATAAAAAAATATCAGCAAGATTTGTGGTCTAATATTTTATTTAATTTAAAAAATAAATTTCATTTTGAAGATTTTGATGATGAATTGCCTGAATGGGAAAATACAATATTTAAAGATAAAGTTTTTAAAATTGATACTGATAAGTTAGCTTATTGTATTCTCGTTAACGATAATTTAAAGGATTATGGTAAAAATGGGCCCTGTGAAAGAATTGACTTAGAATATAATCCTATTCTAAAAAATAGGCTAGACTTTGTTATAAATAATTTGTACTCCGATGAATCAATTAATGATATTCTTATAATTTTATTTATGGGTATGACTGGACGACTGCATTATACGGAAATACCAAATTATAATAATGTATTATTAATTAATTGCGAAGAATTTGAAATACTCGTTAATTCGGGCCACTATGATAGTTTGACTCTTTTTAAATTTGCAAAACTATTAGAAAACAAGAATATTGAAGGGATTGGTTTTTTAGATAAATTCAGTTTTTATATTGAAAAAAATCATTCATTTTATGTTACTGATGAAAAAATGAATGTGCTCTTGTTACCTTTTGAAGAAACATCAGAATATACAAAAAAATTAAGAAAAAAAGCAATTAAAGATAAAGATCCTCACTTAGAAATTTATAATGATGTTCCGATTTTTGTTAACAAAATTAATGATTTTATGTACGCTGCAAACCATCATTTATTTTTAATCAAATTAATTAATCAAAATATTTGGATTAAATTTGAAAAAGACCTTGAAACATTTATTGCTAAAGCTATAGGTTTTTGGATTTGGCAGTTTAGTGATGAACTTTATAAAGATTTTAAACCATTAAATGGCAGCCCTATTTTAATTTCATTTAGCCTTGAAGAAGATAAGGATTTAGATTTGAATATTAAAATAACAAATAACATTAAAGAAAATTTAATTATTTCAAGCAATATATCTGAAGTAGAAATTAATTTTAAAATTAGTAAATATTTGATACCTATAGCAAATCAGAAAAATAATGAAGCAGACCTGCTTTTAATGGATGAAATTTTAAAACTAATTGGAAAGTTATTAGAAAAAAATAGTTTAGAAAATACATTAACAGAAGAACGCAGACGTGAAATTATCGATGAAAAATCACATTCCGACTTAAAGAAACACATGTTAATTTATACTTCTGAAGACATCAATAATATTCCTGTAAAAAATCAAATAAGATTATTGCAAGAGCATAATGTCCAATCAGCAATGGATGGCTTAGTAAATAAAGTCCAATGCGAGTATGATTATAATCAGAAGTTAACTAAAGACCAATCTATCGAGCTAAGCCACAGAATTGTTGGATATTACCTAGATTGTATTAAAAAAGAAATTGTGAAATATGATTGGGATGATCTTATCCAAAAGTTAATTTTAAATTATGAAAATATTCTATTTGCTAGATCATCATTTAATAATGTATACTATTTTAATAATTATGATAACGACTCAAGCATTTTGGAAGAAATTGTCTATGAGGAGCATGAATTAGATAAAATGGGATTGCCAACAAGGTTTTTAATAGAAATTTTATCTGCAGAACAAAAATCTAATAGCAAAATAAAAATATCAAAGGAAAGCTTTGACCATTTAATGGCATTATCCTGTAATTATATAGACTGGGCATTTAGCAGTGACTATATAAAATCTGAACATGTGGATTTTGAAATTACACCATTAGAATCCGGTCGTTTTGGAACTAAAACTAATTTAGACGATATTCTTGATACTTTTAGAACTAACCGAACATTAGAACATATGAATAATTTATCTGTAAATATTTTTCATGAAAATGATGGTGGAGAAAGACCCAGTATTGATGAAGAAGAAGCATTTGAATCAGAATTTGGCATCAATTTAACAGATTATGCTGAGTTTATTTCAGTACTGATAAGTTTAGGTGTAGACTATGAAAAAGACATAGTTTTTATTTCAAAATCTAAGTTAATAAATATTCTGAAAAAAGAGCTAAACTGGGAGTCAGATAAATCAGAACAAGCAATAGAAAATTTTTCATTAAAGCATCGCCCTAAATGGGATATTCCACCAGAAGATTACTGCGAAAATGATATTCACCCTTGGGTTTTTAGAAGACCTTTATCCTATCATTTAAAACCATTAATTATTAAAAATGATAATGATGAAACAGTGATTTATGGTTTTAGAAATGTTTATCATTCTATTTTAAATTTACTGCATTTAATTTACAAAGGATTATATAAAACAGATAATTCTTCAAAAAAATTTAAAAAATTTATTGGTAAAATGAGTGATATAAAAGGAAAAGAATTTAATGAAAGAGTTTTTAAATGGTTTGAAGATAATTTGGATACTTCTGAAAAATTCTATTTAAAACAAAATGTAAAGATAGATAAAATAGTAAAAATTGAGCCAAAATATGGAGATATTGATATTTTATTGTTAGATAACAATAAAAAACATTTATTGTCAATTGAATGCAAAGATATTGAAGGTGCACGAAATCCCCGTGAAATCTTTCATGAAATAGAAAAATTTTTCGATAATAAAGAATGGATAAAAAAACACCAAAGAAGGGAGATTTGGATAAAAAATAATCTAGATAAATTAGGCAATAAAATTGGTCATGATTTAAAAGATTATAAAGTTTTTTCATTTTTTATTGTGTCCCAAGAGTTACCTGTAATTTATTTAAAGGAAACACCTATACCCATACTTCCTTTTTCACAAATAAAGAATGATGGATTAAGTTTTTTAGATAAATAAATTATTAAATATATTTAAAAAAAATATTT
Proteins encoded in this window:
- a CDS encoding 5-methylcytosine restriction system specificity protein McrC — encoded protein: MNGLINKKLNCTYDEFSVNSQLNKIIKTTLTILLKATITKIQRRGIKNILLYFRDVDTLDTNSINWEIRYDRNNQDYRMIIGICYLTLKGLLQSDAKGDKKLMEFFDDMRMSRLYEKFILNYYRKEHSYLKAYSSQIEWQLDDDFDDLLPKMQTDITLEYENRILIIDAKYYSKTTQSYFDARTIHSHNLYQIFTYVKNKEIEVEGGVSGMLLYARTREEVQLGHDYLMSGNRISVKTLDLNQDFDVIKKQLDNIVEVYLKV
- a CDS encoding SEC-C domain-containing protein: MTKIGRNKPCPCGSGKKYKNCCLKKDNYLRNLPNDALKRLKEEFSKYEQEDLIKTLAALSICPENQCQYIRLEIATQIACSNNNCGDEIITIQDLNELFLKYLPSKGPIGLLEDSLDTLFTNNILFFKNNVIFNGPATSDYYVLQKILNCIHLNSSSFSDDYMHYFYPTSMFILHLSDYIAKKSGHERYEVFDNRFRQEIFFPNINELNYLKNSLTLNDNELKGFMEYFNINEHIADDFIIEVGNDNFNSVLSVEKEFKENLKKNIFQDFLKMNMYSEFSDKNPLLISPLIKIKNIYIIFPRLLPISLRHNLLSSLLKFNEEENFIKKYQQDLWSNILFNLKNKFHFEDFDDELPEWENTIFKDKVFKIDTDKLAYCILVNDNLKDYGKNGPCERIDLEYNPILKNRLDFVINNLYSDESINDILIILFMGMTGRLHYTEIPNYNNVLLINCEEFEILVNSGHYDSLTLFKFAKLLENKNIEGIGFLDKFSFYIEKNHSFYVTDEKMNVLLLPFEETSEYTKKLRKKAIKDKDPHLEIYNDVPIFVNKINDFMYAANHHLFLIKLINQNIWIKFEKDLETFIAKAIGFWIWQFSDELYKDFKPLNGSPILISFSLEEDKDLDLNIKITNNIKENLIISSNISEVEINFKISKYLIPIANQKNNEADLLLMDEILKLIGKLLEKNSLENTLTEERRREIIDEKSHSDLKKHMLIYTSEDINNIPVKNQIRLLQEHNVQSAMDGLVNKVQCEYDYNQKLTKDQSIELSHRIVGYYLDCIKKEIVKYDWDDLIQKLILNYENILFARSSFNNVYYFNNYDNDSSILEEIVYEEHELDKMGLPTRFLIEILSAEQKSNSKIKISKESFDHLMALSCNYIDWAFSSDYIKSEHVDFEITPLESGRFGTKTNLDDILDTFRTNRTLEHMNNLSVNIFHENDGGERPSIDEEEAFESEFGINLTDYAEFISVLISLGVDYEKDIVFISKSKLINILKKELNWESDKSEQAIENFSLKHRPKWDIPPEDYCENDIHPWVFRRPLSYHLKPLIIKNDNDETVIYGFRNVYHSILNLLHLIYKGLYKTDNSSKKFKKFIGKMSDIKGKEFNERVFKWFEDNLDTSEKFYLKQNVKIDKIVKIEPKYGDIDILLLDNNKKHLLSIECKDIEGARNPREIFHEIEKFFDNKEWIKKHQRREIWIKNNLDKLGNKIGHDLKDYKVFSFFIVSQELPVIYLKETPIPILPFSQIKNDGLSFLDK